Part of the Luteitalea sp. genome is shown below.
AGGCGGTTGAGGCCGTTCAACACCCGAAGCAGCGTCGCCTGCTTGCGCCATGCCAGGCTCGGAGGCCTCGAGTGCGACGGTCGGCTGCGCCGCCAGCAGCAGAGTCACGCCAGACATCGCCACGAGCCCCAGGCACAGGCACAGGCACAGGCACAGGCACCACCGGCGCCTCATCGATTTCATCGTCATCCACTCCTCACGCTTCCGAGGTGCGCATCACATCGTCCAAGAGCGCCTCCTGCTCGGCGATGCGTACTCGCGTCGCCAGTAGGGCAACGAACAGAAGTAGGAACGCACCGGCGCACCACCAGAGCGGCCCCATCATCGCCGGCACCAGCGACGGCACCACGGTTGTCTTCGGATGCAGCGTGCGCCAGAGGTTCGCCGACAAGTACACGAACGGGACGTTGACCATCCCGAACAGCGCCACGGCGGCGCCCAATCGCTCCGATCCGGGTCCACCAAACCGGCGCAGCAGCCCGTAGGCGGCAAAGATCATCCAGAGCACGAGCGCCGAGGTGAGCTTCGCATCCCACACCCACC
Proteins encoded:
- a CDS encoding CcmD family protein, whose protein sequence is MTMKSMRRRWCLCLCLCLCLGLVAMSGVTLLLAAQPTVALEASEPGMAQAGDAASGVERPQPPPAQDEFVPVSELPPEEQLPAAPFLIGAYAIAWLVVLAYVWRLWKRLGRVEQELREALRAKGDV
- a CDS encoding cytochrome C assembly protein, giving the protein MLNRIAVRALVLALVMFMLAPFFIAAAPYESTMGLVQKIFYFHVPSWIVMFLATFVCGIASVRFLWTRRPSADHVANAAAELVLLFGAIGLLTGPMWARKVWGVWWVWDAKLTSALVLWMIFAAYGLLRRFGGPGSERLGAAVALFGMVNVPFVYLSANLWRTLHPKTTVVPSLVPAMMGPLWWCAGAFLLLFVALLATRVRIAEQEALLDDVMRTSEA